Genomic window (Lutra lutra chromosome 17, mLutLut1.2, whole genome shotgun sequence):
GTTTTAACACTGATGCTCAAActgtcccagatttggccagtgggagccctTCAAGCTGGCTCTCTGTCCTTCCACCTGTTCTCATTATTCTTTGAGCATTTCCTTACTCTCTGtccgccccctcccacccccgcccaaaGATGCTCCAGGCTCTACTTGTAtcttctctgtcccctctcccctggaatcagccattttctcaaaggagaagggagggtgCTTTTGAAGGCAGGTGGCTGACCCCTCACCTCTGAGTGACCCCCTGGACTCTGATTTCAATGCGGCTGGCCCTGGCCAATGGCAGAGGCGATGCTCCCTCGGTTGCCATGGAGACTTCTGGGCAGCAGCGCAGCGGAAGGAGGCGGTGACGTCACTGCTGGAGCAAGTGCAGCGGCCACATCCTTGTCTTCGCCGGGGGCCACAGGGCACTGAGGGCAGCCCCGGGACCAGCCGCGAGTGACCAGCCACCCTGCTTTCTGAGCCCCCATCCACGACACCCCGGTAACAGCAGCCCCAGGGAGACAGACCCGCCATCCCAGATTTGCTGAGGCTGCCAGGACGGGTGAGACCTCTGGAGACCATCACCAAGAAAGGGGAAGTGCATTTTTATACCCTCCTTGGTGCAGCCTTGCCCAGACTCGGGACCCAAGGGCCAGCTGACAGACACCACCTCTGTTTCACTGTGCGTAAGTCCCTGGGAATTCCCAAGAGCCTTCTCGGGGTAGGTTACAGAGAGCTGGACACCGCAGCCCTGTGGGCAGGGCCAGGGGCATCCTCCGCTAGAGGGACAAATCAGGCCCTTGAGGCCTCCCTCTTACTGAGCCTTTGCGAAGGGATCGCGGCATCCTGGATAATTTTGTGCATCCCCGAGGCAGCTcaagtgtgcacaagcaggcataCTGCTGCCTCCGGGAGCTGGGCAAGATGCTCTTCGGGGTCAAGGACATCGCTCTGTTGGAGCACGGGTGCAAGGCGCTCGAGGTGGACAGTTACAAGTCCCTGATGATCCTGGGGATACCGGAAGACTGCAACCATGAGGAGTTCGAAGAGATCATACGGGTCCCTCTGAAGCCTCTGGGCAAGTTCGAAGTGGCCGGGAAGGCCTTTCTGGAAGAAGACAGATCCAAGGCAGCCATCATCAGGCTGGAGGAAGACATCAATTACGCCGTGATCCCCAGGGAGTTCAAGGGCAAGGGCGGCATGTGGAGAGTGGTCTACATGCCCCGGAAGCAGGACATTGAATTCCTGACCAAGCTGAACCTCTTCCTGCAAAGCGAGGGCAGGACGGTGGAGGACGTGGCCCgggtcctgaggcaggagctATGCCCAACAGTGCCGGGCCCCCGAGAGCTTCCTGCCAGAAAGTGCCGGGCACCTGGGCCCGGGGAGAAGCTGGGGGCCGGGGCCCCTGTGGGCGCTGACGGGGCGCCAGCTCTGGACTCCGTGGAGAAGCAGAGCAAGGCTGGAGATGACAAGAGAGGCAAGCGAAAACACAAGAAGAGCCGACGGCGGCACCATGCATCTGACAAGAAGCTGTGaggtgaggcagggagggtgCGAGGGGCggcagggtgaggggaggagcCCTCTGAGTGGGTGTGGGTAatgaggggaaggggtggaggtaGGCTTTGAATTGGTCTGGGGAAGTGGATTGAGTGTGGAGAAtgtgggggaagtggggagtAGGACTCCAGTGTGTGGGTCACTGTGAATGAGAGTGAGTGTCATCTGCGTGACCGTGGACAACATCTGACTAATGTGAATAAGGGGGACATTGGGATCTGAGTTAACTTGTGGGGTACATCTGAGTGATGGGGGTAATGCCTGGTTGAGCAtgggccattcattcattcattcattctatggCTATCTATCACACACCTCCTGTGTCCCAGGTGCTTCTaggagctgggagaagggaaCAAATCCAACAcagatccctgccttcatggcACTCGTAGAGACTGGGGAACATGTGAGTTACTGGGGTACCTCTGAGTGGGCATACGGACTGTTTGAGTAGATGTGGGTAATATCTGATTGGGCGTAGATCACtaagtcattcaacaaacattttctgaGTGCCCACAGTGTACCAGGCATGGTTTCAGGCACTGAGCGAACTGCAGGGGACAAACAGACCCAAATTTCACCCTTGTGGCACTTGGATTAATATCTGAGCAGGTGCGGGGAACATCTGAGTTACTTGAGTACATGAGGGAGCACGGTACCATTTGCATGTGTGGGTGGCATCTGAGTATGAATGTAGTATATGAGTTAGAGTGGGTAGCATTTGAGTAGTTGTGGGCCACGTGTAGCTGTGGGGGCAACACCTGAGTGTGCGTGTGAGCATTATCTGAGTGGGTGAGGGTAACTTTTGAGTGACCACCTGCAAACAACGCTGAACAACCTGGAGAACCCAAGGGACCAGCTGGGAGGTCGCAGTCCCACAGTCCTAGCTGAGCACTGCATCATCTGGACTGTTGCCATGGAGACCACAGGTTGTCGAGTcgtgtgtccccccaccccccgcgtgAGCAGGTGTttgcaggaaacagaagaggagaaacaggGTCCGTGATTCCAAGGGTTTGGAGAAGGTCTCTTGGCAGAGTTGAGGAAAAGCCAAGCCAGAGGACCACGTCGGGGAGATCCCTGCTCTGGAGAAAAGCCACTATCCCCTCTCTGCAACCCCCTGAGTCCTGCTGTCAGGGACAGCCCCTCTTGCTGAGTACGTGTTGCCAGGAAGAAACACAGACCCTTCTAGCTTTGGACCCTGCTGGAAATCCTGCCATTGCAAAGTCTAGacccgttttttgtttttttggattttgtttttgtttttggtttcaggttttttttttttttcttggtcttttaaaaggatggaccttgaaggtaaCTCTCATCCAGAGTGGGCCACCAAGTTTTGCAGAAACCATGCCTGACCAAGTGAGTTGCCTGCTTGCCACACCTGAGGAGCCCAGCATTCTGTGTTTGACTCTGTCAAAAGCTGTCGCTGTCCTGTACACACTTGGTCTCCTTTACAAGGGATGGTCACACACGGGACTCTTCTGCTCCGATTGGCCCCAGGGGTTAGGATATGGGTCTCCCCAAATTCCATTCCAGAAGCTCCAACTTAGGCACAGGGGCCACCCCACTCTAAAGAACAAAAGGCAAGACTTTCAGGAAATGGTCCAAAAGGAGGTAAATAATTAGGAGGTCACCCTCAAGAGTTACCCATTAACAACATTAACTTGGAGTCCCCCGTGATGGTGAagagcaacaaaaacaaacaaacaaaaaaagaatcagtaaaaTCCAAATGTCCTTGGGTAGATAGAGCTCTTATTCAGTGACATCGGGTCTGTGAATTTGCAAACTTCCACTAGTTCAGGGATTTGCAAAGGTTTGGGCTGaatttctttggtttaaaaaaaaatgtaatttacataCATGCCACTCTGATTCTCACCTACCAAAGCATGATAATGGAGACCCTCCCCAACATATTACTCTGGCGGGCATCAGTCACGTCTGTGAATTCCTGCATCCAAACCCTGTTCTTATTTCTGTGAGGCTACCCCTGAGCTCCCACACTGAACAGAGCCAAAAtgtgaagattctctctctacgcacacccccccccaccttggcAGCCAAGGTGCGGGCAAGGGACCCACACTCGGGCAGTCAGAAATCCCTCTTAGGTCATTGCATTCCCAGCAAGCATCAAGACAGAAGGAATTTTTAGAGTTCACAGGCGATGATACCCTAAAAATCTGGAAGACTCTGATTTCTGTAAACTCCCCCAGCTGGCTCTGAGTCATCAGCCTCACCATCCTTTTCTTTTGAGCATCGGTTGGGATGAAGCTTTCCCTGCCATCTCtgcatatatatttactgttCTTGCAAGTGCATCTGTGGTCGTAGTGCTCTATTGACCTTTCCTTCCCTTGTAAGTTTCCAGCCAGGCAACCTCACTCGCAGTGTATTATGTTACTGTGTTCGCTGTTTCCTCAGAGTCTGGGCTTGAATAAGACCTCAGGCACATTAGCTTGTTGCATGCCATTCTCCCATCAAGGCACAGTCATTGTATCATAACAAGGGACAGTGTGACATTCTTTATTGTCTATTGCAGCATCGAGACTGTATTTGTGCATATTGTGGGTTTAGGGTCTTTCCCGCACAACATCCATATGTGTGATACACAACATGAGTGTGAGTCAGTGTTCAATGTTGCCCCTAAAACTCAATCTCCTATCCCTTCTCGAGGTTTTCTGGAAGTTTCCTGACATAGCAACGCAAGCAGTTGTGTCAATTGGCTACCATTTGAAGCCAGTTATCTGTGTGAGTCAAGACCTGGCTGGCACACAGCAAATCCTAAGTGAAAATTCCCAGATAAATTGGACGTGCAGGCTAGGAGATGCCCACAGTTGGCCTGGTGAAGTCCCATTTCTCAAGAAATTTAGGTTCCACTAAAACTCTTCACTGTTCTTTGTGGTTGATGCTCTATTGTACAAATAGGaacttacaaaataaatgtatgtgaatGCAATCACAGTATGCTTTTTGATATGTTGGGGGAATCCACACTAGATCTAATCTGGAAAAATAATCtaagagtgcctgggtagctcaggtggttaaatATCTGGTTCGTGAtttcacctcaagtcatgatctcagggtcacaggatcaagccccatattggactctgtgctcagtgggaagtctgcttgagattctctctctcctcctctgccacttccctCACTTGTGcatgccctctttctctcaaattaataaatcttttttttaagggaaaaataatctatctggtaaaaaacaaacaaacaaacaaagaaacaaacaaacaaacattgtaAAAACTGCTTCCATGGTTGCCTGAAGTTTTCTAGggctgcattatttttttaaggggtaGCATCAGATCTCATGgccaataaaatacaaaacacacaaCTTTCTTTTATCCCAGTGGATCCCAGTGACTGATGGAGATGGCGAAATGGTTTATctggaataaaattataaataacagctcttctgtgttccaggcactgtgcacAATCTTTCATACTCATTAATTCGTGGAATCTTCCCAACCACCAAGGTTTGGCACTGTGGGTCCACAACACCTTATCCAAAACCTCCAGGTCAGATGCACTTCAGAATTCAGAGTTTGgggtgcacttgggtggctcagttggaagagcatgtgactcttgatcttagggttgtgtgttcgagccccacattgggtgtagggaatacttaaaaaaaaattcagaaagtctGGGATCTCAGAAAACTGGTACAGTAACTATATTTTATACCGTGTAATTCACCCCATGGACAGGTTTGGGTAATTCCCATAATCAAGCccattagtattctttttttttaaatttatttatttttatttatttattttttatttatttgacagagagagatcacaagtagacggagaggaaggcagagagagagagagggaagcaggcttcttgctgagcagagagcccgatgtgggactcgatcccaggaccctgagatcatgacctgagccgaaggcagcggcttaacccactgagccacccaggcgccccaagccattAGTATTCTTTAGGGAAGTAGGATATTGacatgaaaggaaataaattcagaCTATAAAGAGGCTCATATTAGTCTAGATCTTGCCTCTaaattttttcccctcacttttcTGGAGGAAGGGGTGATGCAAAGCTTTCTTAGTTGAATTTCATAAAAGATAAGCGATTATGAGACGTACTACCATGACGATCTTCATCTCACTCTATGGATAAGGAAAAggaagctcagaaaggttaagtggcCTGCCTAAAACCACACAGGAAACCTCAAGAAGGACCGAAGTCCCGGGCTATCTGAGGACAGTCTGCGTTCCTTCAACAGTCCTCGGTGAGGGCCAGGGATTCTGAAGGAAGGCCAGGAACCTCTGAGAGGCCAACCTATATGTGATTCCCATAGGGCTGACGCTGGTGATTCTCCATGGGTTCCCAGATTGCCTCTCTGTGCTTCTCCACCCTGCTCCGCACCCCGGGAGGCCACCTCCGTGCACTGCATTACCTAAGCGCCTTTGCCGGATGACTTCCGGTCTGGATCAGCCAATGGGAGGCAGCGGCAGGAATCAGAGGGCGGAAGGAGAGAGAGGTCGGGTATTTCTTCTCTGCGCTCGGGCTGCTGGGCTCCCTTTGCTTTCTGGCGACTGCTGGATCCCTCTACAATGACAAATCAGTCTGCTTAGTCACTCCTCTGCTTACTCCATCCCCCTTCAGAAGAAAGTTCAACATCTGCAGAGCCCAtcaacccctgcctgcctcagcACCTCACGACACCCTAGCCACCCCAAGACATGCTCCTCCAAACCCCAGAGCTTTTGTCCCTATTGTTGCCTCTGCCTGGGATGCTCTTACATGACTCCCCCTGATTCTTACCCCTCGGGTCTCTTTTTCCAGGAAGTCTTCCGTGCCACCACAGGATGAATtattccccccgcccctccctttATCTCCTTATAGCTCCCCTGTATTTTTCTGGCTTGGTATGTCTCTCGATGGTGATTAATTTATTTGTAGAGATCTTTGTTTAATGCCACTCCTCCTTGTAAGACTATGAGCTCCCAGGAAGCAGAGCTGGGTCTGTCTCATAGTATCCCTGTGGCCcaacactgtgcctggcacacagtaggtactccaGAAATTCACATACATGTGTGACTGTTTTaaggtaggttttatttttatttagggaTGGTAAGGCCAAGAGATCAGGGGATGACTGTCATTGAAAAGAGAGTTTGTTATATTCACAGAGCCCAAGAAAACGGGACATGTTACACCATGGGGGGCCACAGGAGAAAACCATCTGCCATTGgttaggaggcagagggaggagagagggaacccTGGGAAAAAGCTTTTATTATGGTTTCTGCAGGAAGAAATGAGTGAGGCAGGGTAAGCAGACTTATgattggctagtttgaataatttcaggggtgcctgggtggctcagttcgttaagcatctgccttcagctcagatcatgattccggtgtcctgggatggagcctcacttctggctccctgctcagcagggagcctgattctccctctccctctgctgctccccctacttgtgccctctctctgtgtgtgtaaaataaatgaataatttcagCAGATGCTGGGGTCTAGGGGCTGTCCCTAGTTGTCTGGGACCTGGCCCTGGGGTGCATAGGGCAGGTGGATGGTGTCGGAATGTGAGGGCTGGAGGTGTGGGCTCTGGACTGGTTGGTTTGCATTTGAAGAACATGTTCAAGGGCACGCAGTGTTTACTTTCTCTTAGAATTGCCTGATTCTGGGAGAGGCAGTCCCTCAAAGGTCAGCCAGGCTACAGATACCCATGCATcagaatatggaaaataaaagactCGGTCATTACAGTAATAAACAGAACACAGATAAATATCTATGACATGAACAGGGGAACTGAATCTGAAACTCCTCTAATTGGCTTGCTCACTAGGCGACCTGCCAAATAAAGCAGCAGAGGCCTCTGCCTGGTGTATGGAGGTTTGGAGGTGAAGAGTGGTGTTGGACGtgtggcctgggttcaaatcctgactcctcCACTTCCCTAAGGCACAATGAGCCTGGGCGAGCCATCGAGCCTGTGTCTCCTTGCTGATTTGTAAAACGGGAATAGCAGTAACCTATTTTATCAGCTGTGGGGAGGAGTATCCCCACTCTGACATATGAATAATGTGGCACAATGGCTAATAGGAAAGCAGACATTAAGCGTTGGCCACTGGGGTCCTGGGTCCAGCTGATTGTGTTTTGCATGGACAAAGAGCACGTTAGCCTGGTTTTAGATCTCACATTCCTGAACTAAACGTGGGCCCAGCTTCCTCAGAAAACAGTATGTTCTCTGTGTTCTGACAAAGGGCTGTCTTGGAACCTGGGCAAAGCGGTGAGTACCCTCCTTGGGAGACAGCATCCAGCCTGGGCCTGAGCATCAACAGGGTACATGATGGAAAGAGTGCCCAAGGACTCAGAGCTTCActgacagacctgggttcaagtcttgAGTCTGCCACCAGCTGGTGGTGTGCTCTCAGGGAGGTGATTCCACCTTTCtgacctgtttcctcatctgtaaagccgGACTAACACATCCCATGCCACAGTTTCTTTGCAGCAAAGTGAGGGTATACCGTGCATTATAAACATGGgttctggaggggcacctgggtggctcagtttgttaagtgcgtgacttcagctcaggtcatgatctcagggtcctttgatcaagccccccccccccccccattggcactgggcttccagctcagcaggaagtcggcttctctttcttcctctgcccctcctccccactggtgcacatgcacacactctctttctctctctcaaataaataaagattttatttatttgacagacagaaacagagcaagagaggagcacaagcagggggaagtggggaagggagaagaagtcttcccgcagagcagggagcccgatgcgggccccattccaggaccatgggatcatgacttgagcccaaggtagatgccTAACgcctgagtcatccaggtgcccctcaaataaataaaatctttaaaaaatataaacataggCTCTGGAGTGTTATTCATAAGCACCCCATCGTGGAACAACCCAGATCTCTACCAACAGGTGAAGAGATAAACTATGGTAGATTCATACCCACAGACCGTCACacagcaacaaaaagaatgaactacagATGCGCACAGCCACATAGGCAAGTCTCGAAATCCTTACCTCgagggaaagaagccaaacaGAACACATACTCAGTGATTCTTTTTCTAGAAAACTGCGAAGCAGCACCCTCtaagggacagaaagcagatccaTAGCTGGGGGTAGGTAGGCAGAAGGGAATGGCCACAAAGGGCACAAGGGAACTTTGGGGGGTGATAGAAGCCTTCTctgtcttgattgtggtgatgatgaCACTAAAACTTACAACacgaggagtgcctgggtggctcagccacttGAGCAtccgacccttggttttggctcatgtcatgacctcagggtcatgagatggagccctgtgtcaggcttgcACTGGGCCTAGAagctacttaagattctctccttctgttcctccccactgtgcatgctctctttctgtctctctctctctcaaatcaatcaatcaatcaatcaatcaatcaatcaaacttACCACATGGGACACTAAGAAGAGTACATTGTATAAGACGTAAATTATACTTCcaatagaaatgatttttaaaaaaatgaaaacaagagtgGGGTGGTTGGGAGGTGGGCTGCCTGGGGGAATTACTTCATTTCCATGCCTCAAtcccctcatctgtgaaatgggttgCTATTACTACTGATTGCTGAGGGCAGTCACGAATACACAAAAAGAGGCATCTTTATGGGAAAGTTAGGTATATAATGCCAAAGGTTTCCCAGACTCCTGAAAACAGGGACATCTAACCTCTGGATCACCCTGGGCAGTAGAGAGAAGTTCTGCAGGCAGGGGCTGTGGACCCTTGAAAACCCTTCTAAGGTTCTCATTACCCATACCTGATCCCAGGGGGTCAGGAGACAGCACAGTAATTCGTTTTGGGGATAATGATTCTTGAGAGACAAGGTGACGGGCTAAAACTTGGATGTTTCAATTTGGAACTTTCCTCATTGGAGTCCAGGGGGATTAGCAGtcacactggggtgggggggatgtctAGATTTGTTCCTTGTGCCTGCTGTCACAACTCACTACAAACTAGGCAACTCAGAACGATAGCACTTTATTCCCtcgaggctagaagtccaaaatcaaggggtTGGCAAGGCTgagctccctctgaaggctctaggggaggccccttgcctcttccagcctctggTGGCTCCTGGTGCCCTCTGGCTCATGGCCACATCACCCCAGTCTCTGCCTCAGTGGTCACACTGCCTCCTCCGATTCTTCAtggcttctcctctgtgtctgtatatctctctctgcttctctcttatgAGGACAATCCTGCTGTCCCGCCAAGATAATCTAGGGTATTCTCATCCCCAAACCCTTCATTACATCTGTAAAGATCCTTTCCCAAATAAAGTAACACTTTCAAATT
Coding sequences:
- the PNMA8C gene encoding paraneoplastic antigen-like protein 8C; translated protein: MLFGVKDIALLEHGCKALEVDSYKSLMILGIPEDCNHEEFEEIIRVPLKPLGKFEVAGKAFLEEDRSKAAIIRLEEDINYAVIPREFKGKGGMWRVVYMPRKQDIEFLTKLNLFLQSEGRTVEDVARVLRQELCPTVPGPRELPARKCRAPGPGEKLGAGAPVGADGAPALDSVEKQSKAGDDKRGKRKHKKSRRRHHASDKKL